Genomic window (Erythrolamprus reginae isolate rEryReg1 chromosome 3, rEryReg1.hap1, whole genome shotgun sequence):
ttgtccaatacacaatacatatggaagagaatagacatgaagtaatatatataaagataatatgtaaaaatagaggagagatatatgaaaggaagaaaatatatatgatatatgagataaaggaaagacaattggacaggggacgaaaggcacactagtgcacttatgtacaccccttactggcctcttaggaacctggagaggtcaatcgtggagagtctaagggagaagtgttgggggttaggggttgacactattgagtccggtaatgagttccacgcttcgacaactcgattgttaaagtcatattttttatagtcaagtttagagcggttaatattaagtttgaatctattgcgtgctcttgtgttgttgcggttgaagctgaagtagtcattgacaggtaggacattgcagcatatgatcaaatctcatcaccggctcaaggttgactcagccttccatccttccaagatgggtaaaatgaggatgtggattgtgagggcaaactggctctgttaaaaaatgctattgctaacatattgcctgagtctaaggagaagggtggcataaaaaaatcaaataaaaaaagaaagaaagaaacaaactccatcttataaagccctacatggcatcggaccagattacttatgggaccgcctcctgacgcatgaatcccagcgcccagtcaggtcccacagagtcggcctcctccgggtctcgtcaactaaaaatgtcatttggcgggtcttaggggaagagccttctctgtggggggcccggccctctggaatccactcccccgctccttgccttttgtaaaaatctgaaaacttatttatgccgtcaggcttggggccactagaccccagcctctgcccagtgaatgtaTACGATGTTTGTAGTGTGTATtcaaatgatttttaaatgtttactttttttaaagaatatcttaactaattatttatgttaattggatttagatgtgttttatatactgtgttttattgatatgttgtgtgccgccccaagtccaattaataaaataaataaaaaacaataaacttGGCCAGAAAAGAATTTGAAAAGTTAGataaggaaaaaacaacaacaggtgGCATCTAAAAATGTCGATTGTGGAATGCTTAACTTATTTATGCAAATTGGATTTAAACACACTTGGTTaatttgattgtttttaattgaaGGGTTGTTCTACAAGCAAACAGGAAAGCTGAGCAACGAGGACATCTTCTCTGGATGATTTATTTTAGGACAATCCGGCCTTGACCGTGTCCACTGCGCATTTCCAGTTGGCTCTCTTTAGCGATTCAGCCTCTACCATGTCAAGCTTGTACCCGACGCTGGAAGATATGAAGGTTTATCACATGTTGACGGTGGGAACTGCTTTCTTCTCATCTCTGCGGAAGCCACTGCTTGgtgtatggcagtgatggcgaacctttttacctttgggtgccgaaagtgtgtgctcACACACTATCGtgcctgtgcgagtgcccacacccataatttatttgtttgtttatttatttatttatttatttatttatttattttgtccaatacacaataatacacaatgaaggttatagaggatatagtagagaagaaatatgagatataggagagactataggacaggggacggaaggcactctagtgcgcttatgtacgccccttactgaccgggctacaaggatggtggaaggtcttcagcataaaacgtatcacgaaagacttcatggactcaatctgtagagtctggaggacagaaggaaaaggggggacatgatcgaaacatttaaatatgttaaagggttaaataaggtccaggagggaagtgtttttaataggaaagtgaacacaagaacaaggggacacaatctgaagttagttgggggaatgatcaaaagcaacatgagaaaatattattttactgaaagagtagtagatccttggaacaaacttccagcagacgtggttggtaaatccacagtaactgaatttaaacatgcctgggataaacatatatccatcctaagataaagtacaggaaatagtataagggccgactagatggtccatgagatctttttctgccgtcagtcttctatgtttctatgtttctacctcttaggaatctggagaggtcaaccgtggatagtctaagggtaaaatgttgggagttaggggatgatactacggagtccggtaatgagttccacgcttcgacaacctgattactaaagtcatattttttacaatcaggtttggagcggttaatattaagcttgaatctgttttgtgctcttgtgttgttgtggttgaagctgaagtagtctttgacaggcaggacattgcagcatatgatcttgtgggcaagacTTAGATCAtgttcaatgtctggggagggtgaaaattgcctcccctgtctctctggagtccctctggaggccagaaacagcccattccccaacttctgctgggccctataggcctgtttttcaccctccccaggctctaggactttccctaaagcctggggagggcaaaagcgccctcctccatccccccagaagccctctggaagtcaaaattgtcctcccagagtctctgtgtgagctgaaaaCCAGAGTGTACACGTatgctggagctgagttagggccatggcttgtgtgccagcagatagggctccatgtggcacctgtgtcataggttcaccatcactggtgtagggcaaTGCAAGGGACAAAGTGATAGGCAAGTTCCGTTCTGGGTCTTAAGAAGGTGCCAACCACACGTAGGTCCTCAACTGATGACCACAACTGAGACCAGAATttactgttgctaagcaaggtgattgttaagtgagtcacaaccatttttctttcttttgccacCGTGGTTGAGCGAATCCCTGCCGTTAAATGAACCAGGCGGTCATTAAGTGGAATCTGGCTTTTGGAAGTGACTTACGGGCTGGGACAGTAACAAGTGTTATGCTGGGCTTATGGCAATTAGTCCCCTATGAGTTCAGAAAAACTTTCAAACACACGTCCAGAAAAAtaaatcaatctcttttataAGCAGAGTCTTGTAAAAACAATTCCCAATTACTTCTTGGTAATCCCGAGAGGCGACAAATTACTCACACCCCAAATTCCACACAGCTCCGCTGAACTGAAGTACGTCAAAGTTCACAAGAGTTCTTGAAAACAGAAAGCAGCCCCATGCTGCTTAAATCTTCTGTCTTCTTCTAAACTCTCATACAAACGGATAAGCACCCAAACCTCAGTACTCCCCCACTCCCGTATTTATCGGAGTCTCGTAGTATAATTAACCCTGAACAGCTGCACGCCCTTGTCTGTTTTGGTGCCCGTGCAACTGATCCCTTCGTCCCAGAATCCTGCGCATGCGGGGATCCAAGATTGGGTCATCCATGATACCGCCCCCTTCTGAGTCAGAGGACTCCCTAGCTGGAGAACTGGCTGGTGGACTGGCTGCACCTATCCCTCAGTCTGCCTtttctcccccactgtctgcttCTGCTTGTGAGCCAGTTTCACTGTCTGAGTCATCTGGCAACCAGACAGGTCTCCGATAAACAGAGGACTCCCACAAATCCACGTCAAAATCTCCAGCTCctggagctggcccagagccaacaacaacaacaagtagaCACTATGGAACATGGCAATTGCCATCAGTATATGTTGGTTTCTAAGCCCTTGaatttttgatcacgtgactgtgaGGATgcggcaatggtcataagtatgaggaTGAGTCGTAAGtagcagtgggctactagccagaatgctaaattgcgctcgctgccacagctcgtaagtgcttgcggggccaatgtgattttgcttttacacctatggaggtagcaaaatcatgcatggagccagaggtgcacccgtgtttcggtgacgtttatttgcttctgcacatgctgaaacatgggcgcacttgcagctccgtgcatgatttttctacctccacaggtgcagaagaaaAATCGCGCTGGAcctgcaagcacttacaagccacggcggtgagcgcaatttagcattccggctagtagcccacccctggtcgtaagtcacttttctcagtgcagttgtaacttgGTCACAAAATGAATACTTGTTAATCAAGGATCACTTGTACTACTCAATTAGAGCAAAAACGATTTAATTAGATTATAatcaatgtttcacttagcaacagaaatttgggagtcaattgtggttgtatgttgaggactacctgcataggaAAAATAATGAATGTTCTAACAATTGATGCTTTGATTTTAAACAAAGAGGGCTGAAAATGGGAGTTTCTAATTTGCAAGGGGCCTAACTCTTCccctattaattattattttaaaaataataataataataataatatattatatccaAGAAGGATGTAATGGAAGTGGAAAAGGTGATAAAAAGGGCAATAAGAACGATCAACCAGGTtgaaacgccttggtctcttcagccttgaaagacaatgTTTAAGGactgacttgatcgaagtgtataaaatcctgcatgggatagaaaaagtggatagggaaaaattattttctttatcacacaatactaggacaagggggccactccctaaagctcatgggtaagaaagtgaggacaaatcaagggaaatatttcttcacccagagggtccttggttgatgtaattcccttccagaagaggtcgtgacagctgtcagcctggatagcttcaaggcaggattgaacagattcatggatgccaagtgtatcatgggtggtgattgaaacgtatgtccaagtgctgcctctatgttggttgaggcaggcggggttcccttgggtaccatttgttgggggtcaagggaaagggagggttttgccttctctttctactcaagatccccatggacaattggtgggccactgtgggccacagaatgctggactcgatgggctttggcctgatttagcagggctcttcttatgttcttaatattTGGAGGGGCTCCTGTGGGTTTCCGAGGTGGAAACACCAGCTGAGAGATGGCCTTATCCGACCAACCCACTTGGATTGGGAAGCCTGACAGTCAATGCCAAGAATAAGGCAATAACTTTAGTCAACTTTCTTGTTCGCCAACATTTGTCATCTGATATTCTGCTAGATTTCAACACCCAAAACTGGATGGTTGAGATCTTGCCAAGAGTTGGAAAGTTTTGCCTAATATTTAATCAAAGGAACGGCTTACCAccagatgttgtgggtgctccattgctAGAAGTTTTCCAGAAGATAACTATATCTGGAATGATGTAGAACAGTGATGTCCTacatttttccttgggtgccaaaagctattgcacatgtgtgagtgcccacacccagtagtgggttcttaTGGGAATGGTAAAGGACACCGCACCAGTAGTAAAATATGAGCTGCAATCCAGCAATCTCTTTGTAGAGTAGCATTTCTCAAACTGGGATGTCAACTTTCAGAAGACTCTACGGTCCTTCAAGGTTGAGgaccaacaaagaatgttctgcaGAGATGAAACTGTAAAAGATTGGTATTGTCTAGtccagtggtcctcaacctgggggtcattGAGACCCCCAcaggggtttattttatttatttttatttattggatttgtatgccgcccctctccggagactcggggcgcctaacagcaataataagacagcgtatagtaataatccaatactaaaaacaattaaaacccattataataaaaaaccaaacatacatacagacataccatgcataaaattgtaaaggcctagggggaaagagtatgtcaattcccccatgcctgatggcagaggtgggttttaaggagcttacgaaaggcaaggagggtgggggcagtgcgaatctccagggggagctgattccagagggccggggccgccacagagaaggctcttcccctgggtcccgccaagcggcattgtttagttgacgggacccggagaagacccactctgtgggacctaactggtcacttggattcgtgcagcagaaggcggtcccggagatattctggtccgatgccatgaagggctttataggtcataaccaacactttgaattgtgaccgggaactgattggcagccaatgcagactgcggagtgttggtgtgacatgggcatatttgggaaagcccatgattgctctcgcagctgcattctgcacgatctgaagtttccgaacatttttcaaaggtagccccatgtagagagcgttacagttgtctgaaaccctgggaaaagacaaattttccctggtgttaggaactaaagcttctattctggagccttggaacatatttttacaatctgaccaatcaggcatttacagtggggggggggggggtttccctctgaccttcctgccaatcagtttaaagctttgttgggagaattggcactagacttatggttgggggtcaccacaatatgaggaactgtattaaggagtcacggcattagaaaggttgagaaccactgtagggAATGACGTTTCTCATGTCTTCTCATTTTTATCCTGATAGCCCCAGGACAATGCTGTTGGGCCCCAGCCCAGGGCTCCAGCTCCGGCCCCTCCTGCGAGAGAGACACTGGAGCCACCCAAAGCAGATGGTAAGGTATTTCAAACATCATCCAATCTTTTGGATCGAAACAAGCACTTCTGTTGAAGATCCCAAACAACGGCACCTTGTAACTTTTTCAGATGGATGCTTCATTCTGAAGCTCATGCCACAATTAGGATGGTACCACTAAGATGTGGTATGGATAACGGGGATGGGGGACTGGGAAGAGGTAGACCCAAGAAAGGAATTGTACTATGGCCCGCTAGTAGCCCTGCTCAAGGGGAGACCAACTTGGTGATGCACctgtgttgtgagtgctccttgtccacctcagatcatgtcagattctgaggaggatgagccaaggGGGTTGCTAGAGGAAGCAGAGAGTGAGGTTGAGGCAGCTGGCACCCCGAGTTAGACAGCGGGGAGGCTGGCAAGGACTCGGTGCCacaggcagaggttcagccagagccttcggaacctccagcaactcacagcagtgatgaggaagaagaggtttctcctcttcttgatgcaCGAGCGtgcagagctgccaagagacaggaatggttactcaggaggaggtctcctcgggagtaagaacaaggagctaattggccactttcttccttttcttttttttccagaacCACCAGTTTTGTACCCAAATCTTGCCGATCTCAACGATTACATGGGTCTCTCCCTTTCCAGTGAGGAGATCCAGAAAAATTTAGGTCTCGTTCCGACAGGCAGTTCTGTAAGCATTTTTGAACATAGCCATGGAAGATATTCCATGCGCCTTTCGTCCCTTCATAGATTCATATTCACGTAGGAGAAGATAGCTTGTAACTAacctatgagagggatcttggagtctgcggagaggggcggcataaaaatctaataaattattattattattagtggatgatcatttaaatatgaaccagccttgtgcagcagctgccaaaaaaagccaacacagttctaggctgcattgacagagggagagaatcaagatcacacaaattgttaataccactttataaggccttggtaaggccacacttgaaatacggCATCCAGtgttggtcaccacaatgcaaaaaggatgttgagactctagaaataaagtgcagagaagagcaacaaagaggattaggggactggaggctaaaacatatgaagaacggttgcaggagctgggcatggctagttgaatgaaaagaaggaccaggggagacaggatagcagccttccaatatctcaggggttgccccaaagaagagggagtcaagctattctccaaagcacctgagggtagaacacccattgcttcttttatttattatttatttattatttggatttgtatgccgccccgagttttcggagaggggcggcatacaaatccaaataataaataaataataaataaaagaagcaatgggtggaaactaaacaaggagagaagcaactcagaactaagaagaaatttcctgacccttagaacaattaatcagtggaaggacTGATTCTGCAAACCCtccatcatatgttttagcttccagtcctctCAGGGTTGATGGATTCAGCCCCAAAGGTTGAACTTTGAGCATGGACCTTCACCAACCGTCTCGATCCGGGGAGAATAATTCCTTTCTTTCTGCATTGCTTCTTCAAACTTGGCTTCCTTTGGCAGGCTATGGGTCCCTCTTTCTCAgcccatggaccactggtggctCCCGTGACCGGAAGCGATGTAGGGCTGCATCGGGCCGAGATCAAACCGGGTTTGCGTGAGATTCAGCTCTGCAAGGATGAACGTGGGAAGACCGGACTGAAGCTGAGGAACATTGATAAGGTCAGTTTTGGAAAGGGGCTCCTAAGCTAGACAAAGACCTGGAGAAATTTTACAATTTCtggacttttgccagaccaatccttgattttatacacttgtatcaagtcaccccttcaacgccgcctttcaaggctgaagagaccaaggcgttgcaacctggtttcataaagggggggctccatttccttgataatTCTTGTTgcaccttttttgcacctttcccagttccattatatccttcttgaggtgaggttgttggcttgtctcggtcatctaggctatgaaaccttcgacaacaccgagcagagaatttttacAGAGCGTGGaagtgtgataaagccaagacacagacttaccGGTAGTTAAATAagaattatttacatataaacaaaatataaacaatccagaataagcacatagcgaatacagaataataagcactgagcaatcacaagatagaagcacaaagcaaaatgcaatatagataataagcacgaagcttatacagtggtacctcatgatacgaacccctcgtcttacgaacaacctgagatacgaacccggggttcagaatttttttgcctcttcttacgaacttttttcttcttacgaacctgccgccgccgctgccgagaagccccaccgcccagctgtcgctttttgaaacagccggggggcttctcagcgtcctcctgaacccaagcgccaaacccaaacttccgggttcggcattcaggaggccaccgagaagccccccggctgtttcaaaagatgacagctgggcggcggggcttctcaagcggcctcccgaacgccaaacccggaagttcgggtttggcgttcaggttcaggaggacgctgagaagccccccggctgttttaaaaggtgacagccgggcagcagggcttctcagtggcctcccacacccgaacttttgctgaacttccgggtttggcgtttgggaggctgccgagaagccccgccgcccggctgtcatcgtTTGAAAcatccggggggcttctcggcggcctcccgaacgccaaacctggaagttcgggtttggtgtttggcgttcgggaggccgccgagaagccccccggctgtttcaaaaggtgacagccaggcggcggcggttttttgcggggtttttttcgttgcacggattaattgcaccaaatccacatggaaaaaagtagacagtggagtaccacagggctctgtcctgggtcctgtactctttaacatcttcatcaacgacctggacaagggaataaaaggggaactaataaaatttgcagatgacaccaagctggcgggggtagccaacacccttgaggacaggctcagagtacaagaagacatagacagactatcacagtgggcccataccaacaaaatgaggttcaacaccgacaaatgcagagtcctccacctcggcaaaaagaaccctagacatacatacagcctgggagataccccactcagcagtagtgactgcgaaagagatcttggagtcttggtggacaatcaactaaacatgagtcagcaatgtgcagcagcagccaaaaaagccaactcaatcctaagctgcatcaacagaggaatacgctccaagaccagggaagtactaataccactctactatgccctggtcagaccccacctggagtgctgcatccaattttggtcacctcactacaaaaaagacatcgaaactctggagaaagtgcaaaaaagagtaaccaaaatgattaggggactcgaaaccaagacttacgaagagagattgagagaactgggcatggacagcctagaaaaaagaaggtctagaggggacatgatagcagtttacagataattgaggggttgccacggtgaggagggggtctctttattccccagggcaccagagggccggacgaggaacaatggttggaagctgaccaaggagagattcaacctggaaataaggaagaacttcctgacggtcagagcgatcaaccaatggaactgcctgccaggggaggtggtgaactccccaactcNNNNNNNNNNNNNNNNNNNNNNNNNNNNNNNNNNNNNNNNNNNNNNNNNNNNNNNNNNNNNNNNNNNNNNNNNNNNNNNNNNNNNNNNNNNNNNNNNNNNNNNNNNNNNNNNNNNNNNNNNNNNNNNNNNNNNNNNNNNNNNNNNNNNNNNNNNNNNNNNNNNNNNNNNNNNNNNNNNNNNNNNNNNNNNNNNNNNNNNNCCAACTCTTATTCTACATTCTGCACCCTACAGGGAGTCTTCGACTTCTGACCGCAATGGAGCccagcatttctgttgctaagccagACAGTTGAGCTTTACCTCATTGTACGACTTTTCTGACtacccgttgttaagtgaatctggcttccccattgactttgtgtcaggccaaagccatcgttttgagtttggtctgccacaagtagaaaagtACTATGGGAATTGGGGAGAGTTGGTGGCACaagagggaaagatactagccacaacaaattctttccatagattcaaggtcatcctttgctcAGCACCAGCCGGACgtacaggggaggatcatggGCCTTGAGAGGACCGGAGTGGTTCACGTGATGAACTTCTGGGTatggggatgaaccttaacctggatggagAACTGTAGGGAAAGTTACTATCAGGCTGACCACAGTTCgaatccaacatggctctgttaaaaaattgaAAGTTGGAAGAAGACCaagatttggactctgatttatttcttgggtgTTAAATGGAACGCTGACACTTTGCTTATCAAGAGGTTGCAAAAGGCGATAGTGTGACCTCAGGGCACTaaaaccaggggtcctcaaaattttaaaacagggggccaattcacaGTCCCTTGGACTATCGCCCCCCCCCCGGAtgagtgggcatggctaggtagtcatgtgactaggtggatgtggccaatttagcagtccatgaAACAATGCACCCAAATTAAGCTTGAATTTGTTTTGCTCATTGGAGTGTTttttgttctgccggtgtgtcccaactgcccgtaattacagggtaattagtccaggaagacacacaccacatggtaaaaggaaaacccaaaagtttttataaacagaacagaaaccagctccctttttaaatgtcaaagggatttttctggtacacacaaggcacaggttaaatgcaatccaattgctcacccaataactggaaaactgagtccaattctaaaagtccagagagtccacacacaatcctgaacagcaaaaaccacgatcttgacgaaactatgaatcagataaactgccatgaggctaaaacaccaggctgcacttttattctgtagcactaattacagcagccccacccaaccacaggtggcctcaatttgctcttgtaataatccttcagttgttgtctcctatgcatcactctacacatgcatggatgtgtcattaattcttgttcagaatcagggatgatacagatgattgatctcctcctgggctgtctgccaaactcccctcttccctgtcactcacgcttccttggtcagaggagacagattctactggaagcaaaacaggcctgtggcatgtggatgtctcccccacaatcACCTCGACattcattggggcaggagctgggccacagctaaccacaacagttttgtTTGCATGTTGTTCTTTTGGTTGACTTTGTCTTTTTTTTACTAGGTCATTTTTTCCATTGTTTAGGAGTCTAGGGGTCCACCTGGGAAAACTCAGTTTTGTAGCAATTTTTCTCAGCCCCTGGGAGCTTACAAAAAAcaactctttctctccttctcttttgtctttctttccctttctccttctctctctttccccatttttctctctctcattccctctccccttctctcgtttatctttccctctccctctctttctctcaacattccctctctctttacctctttctgtctttctctttcttttctacctcttttcctctctccttgtctttcactctcttccttcctctctcatttctcttttctctctcgtctctctctttacctttctctctctcctctctttttctcccttctctctcttccccctctcctctctctctctctttacctctctctttctctctttttgtttctttctgtgtCTTGCctgcctctctttccctcctcccctctctcatttctctttcactctcttcctttctcacttttctctctctctttccctctccctttctttttttctctctatcactctctctccttcttctcatTTTTTGGCCTCCTGGGGTGTCTCTGAGCTCCGTTTTTCACCTCCTCAGTCTCCAGAACGTCTCCGCAGACTAAAATTGTTGGCTTTACCTTATAGTTCCAGCCCATGAGTCACACAACAGTAAGTCCAGTAAATGGGCGATGTGGCTGGGGCAGATTTGTGGTCCTGCACTGGCTGGATTAATGGTTTTGGTGGGCCACATTTTGAGGACCTATGCtaaaaccgtcataaatatgagttcattgtcaggcatctgaattttgatcatgtgaccatgaggacacTACACAGAGACGTTGTGAGTGTTGAAAACTGCCACGAGTCACTTTATTCAGTGTTGTAACTTTGGATAGTTGCTAAGTGGACACTCGTATGTCgacaactataataataataacaacaacagagttggaagggaccttggaggtctcctagtccaaccccctgcttaggcaggaaaccctacaccacttcagacagatggttatccaacatctgcttaaaaacctccagtgttggagcattctcaacttctggaggcaagtagttccactgattaattgttctgtcaggaaattcctccttatttatttattgattcaatttttatgccactcttctctttagactcagggcggcttacatgtcagcaatagcactttttaacagagccagcctatcgcccccacaatccgggtcctcatttgacccacctcgggggatggaaggctaagtcaaccttgagccggtgatgagatttgaaccactgacctacagatctacagtcagcttcagtggcctgcagtatcaCACTCTACCTCCTGCGCCACGCCAGCTATT
Coding sequences:
- the SDCBP2 gene encoding syntenin-2, coding for MSSLYPTLEDMKVYHMLTPQDNAVGPQPRAPAPAPPARETLEPPKADEPPVLYPNLADLNDYMGLSLSSEEIQKNLGLVPTGSSAMGPSFSAHGPLVAPVTGSDVGLHRAEIKPGLREIQLCKDERGKTGLKLRNIDKFHYILLEVRLLACLGHLGYETFDNTEQRIFTERGSVIKPRHRLTELAVVAAAVVVSIRDGVMHVLATFSNGASRICALTHLFNGPVPNGPQTGSRWQTRGWGSLPQISRNKGKMPPVCV